A stretch of the Streptomyces sp. NBC_01264 genome encodes the following:
- a CDS encoding AMP-binding protein translates to MPHDTPRVSLAGGLLEQADSDAVMVRVLAPAAADGAVAQAAAAWSYRQIIGAALVWAGRLEQWAAEHGRPARVGLLAENSPEWVVADLALLFGGAVEIPVPTAFTAEQAASLLETADLCLVDDSGARALERWTADTRAAVLPAGCSVTPVDLPALLAGPPAGGPLPEVPEQDAVVKVIHTSGTTSAPKGVRIRRHGLDELLTSLRARAKPALFESYLSIVPLSLLIEQVAGLYMPFLAGGSVSFLPPGTALVGTAADAGPRMLTLLRQARPTALVVPPTVAALFLALCDEQPGESVRERHQRIFGHDGPVFIACGGAPVPAEVLQRLDAYGLTVHEGYGLSENSSVVSWNFPGEVRFGTVGRPLDHVKAELAEDGELLIHSTSLFAGYTREDPSSVVVDEQGRLHTGDLAEIDEDGYLRITGRKKSMVITASGRNVSPEWVEARYRELGFIREAAVVADGLEQVHGLFVVDAGLNPATARRRIEEFGRERLSGIERAAVIHLMPEDDPRYATCFTVTGRPRRDVVRAHVLQDHTAPDDTAPDDTAPDHTEKNLEHA, encoded by the coding sequence GTGCCGCATGACACCCCCCGGGTGTCCCTCGCCGGGGGACTGCTGGAACAGGCCGACAGCGACGCCGTGATGGTGCGCGTGCTCGCCCCTGCCGCCGCGGACGGCGCCGTCGCCCAGGCCGCAGCGGCCTGGAGCTACCGCCAGATCATCGGCGCGGCCCTCGTCTGGGCCGGCCGGCTCGAACAGTGGGCCGCGGAGCACGGCCGCCCCGCCCGGGTGGGACTGCTCGCCGAGAACTCACCCGAGTGGGTCGTCGCCGACCTCGCCCTGCTGTTCGGCGGAGCCGTGGAGATCCCGGTCCCCACCGCCTTCACCGCCGAGCAGGCGGCCTCCCTCCTGGAGACCGCCGACCTCTGCCTCGTCGACGACAGCGGCGCCCGCGCCTTGGAGCGCTGGACGGCGGACACCCGGGCGGCCGTCCTGCCGGCCGGCTGCTCCGTGACCCCCGTCGACCTGCCGGCCCTGCTGGCCGGGCCGCCCGCCGGGGGACCGCTCCCCGAAGTCCCCGAGCAGGACGCGGTCGTCAAGGTCATCCACACCTCCGGCACCACCTCCGCCCCCAAGGGGGTACGGATCCGCCGGCACGGCCTGGACGAACTGCTGACCTCGCTGCGGGCGCGGGCGAAGCCGGCCCTCTTCGAGAGCTACCTCTCGATCGTGCCGCTGAGCCTGCTCATCGAGCAGGTCGCCGGGCTCTACATGCCCTTCCTGGCGGGCGGGTCGGTCTCCTTCCTGCCGCCCGGCACCGCGCTGGTCGGCACCGCCGCCGACGCCGGCCCCCGGATGCTCACCCTGCTGCGCCAGGCCCGGCCCACCGCCCTGGTCGTACCGCCCACGGTCGCCGCCCTGTTCCTCGCGCTGTGCGACGAGCAGCCGGGGGAGAGCGTGCGGGAGCGGCACCAGCGGATCTTCGGCCACGACGGCCCGGTCTTCATCGCCTGCGGCGGAGCCCCCGTGCCCGCGGAGGTCCTGCAACGCCTGGACGCGTACGGACTCACCGTCCACGAGGGCTACGGGCTCAGCGAGAACTCCTCGGTGGTCTCCTGGAACTTCCCCGGCGAGGTCCGCTTCGGCACCGTGGGACGCCCGCTGGACCACGTGAAGGCCGAACTGGCCGAGGACGGCGAGCTGCTGATCCACAGCACCTCGCTCTTCGCCGGGTACACCCGGGAGGACCCCTCCAGCGTCGTCGTGGACGAACAGGGGCGGCTGCACACCGGCGACCTCGCCGAGATCGACGAGGACGGCTACCTGCGGATCACCGGCCGCAAGAAGAGCATGGTGATCACCGCGAGCGGACGCAACGTCTCCCCGGAGTGGGTCGAGGCCCGCTACCGGGAGCTCGGCTTCATCCGCGAGGCAGCGGTCGTCGCCGACGGGCTCGAACAGGTCCACGGCCTCTTCGTCGTCGACGCGGGCCTGAACCCCGCCACCGCACGGCGACGGATCGAGGAGTTCGGCCGCGAGCGGCTCTCCGGCATCGAACGCGCCGCGGTCATCCACCTGATGCCCGAGGACGACCCCCGGTACGCCACCTGCTTCACCGTCACCGGCCGCCCGCGGCGCGACGTCGTACGGGCCCACGTACTGCAAGACCACACCGCACCGGATGACACCGCACCGGATGACACCGCACCGGACCACACCGAGAAGAACCTGGAGCACGCATGA
- a CDS encoding cupin domain-containing protein — protein sequence MARSGDTLHMGADRLTFLATAADTDGAYLEVEVDYASAAHMPPAHYHPKQTELFRVQSGQINVRLEGALHTYGAGAEFHIPPGVAHSMWNDGPERARMTWRVTPAYRTEQLFETLWGLAGEGRLRPDGTPFLQMPLLALGFRDEYRAVTGRPHAVDMALSTLLAPVGLACGYRPTYRPPQRAEQSRSAA from the coding sequence ATGGCACGCTCCGGAGACACCCTGCACATGGGGGCCGACCGGCTCACCTTCCTGGCCACGGCGGCCGACACGGACGGCGCCTACCTGGAAGTGGAGGTCGACTACGCGAGCGCCGCCCACATGCCGCCCGCGCACTACCACCCGAAGCAGACCGAGCTCTTCCGCGTCCAGAGCGGGCAGATCAACGTCCGGCTCGAGGGCGCCCTGCACACGTACGGCGCGGGAGCCGAGTTCCACATCCCGCCGGGCGTGGCCCACTCGATGTGGAACGACGGTCCGGAGCGGGCCCGGATGACCTGGCGGGTCACCCCCGCCTACCGGACCGAGCAGCTCTTCGAGACGCTGTGGGGACTGGCCGGCGAGGGCAGGCTGCGCCCCGACGGCACCCCCTTCCTGCAGATGCCGCTGCTCGCCCTGGGCTTCCGCGACGAGTACCGGGCCGTCACCGGCCGCCCCCACGCGGTCGACATGGCCCTGTCCACCCTGCTCGCTCCGGTCGGTCTGGCCTGCGGCTACCGCCCCACCTACCGTCCGCCCCAGCGCGCCGAGCAGAGCAGGAGCGCCGCCTGA
- a CDS encoding TauD/TfdA family dioxygenase — protein MTSAVTTTAVRTTPYGTGTGLLVEPVEGGSLADIGPKVLRDLLARAGFLLLRGFTGSDMAGFTALVQSTSTSTTIDPARDFYSEVAQKVDAGFDEVGLHTENGNSPFRSHLAWFFCQKAASSGSQTTVCDGYRVWDAFSPAAREAFAAQDIVYSRYVAEAQWRAMAHHLLGGTTPAAEIDVEELIALGDRTPGTKIVAQEDGGVRYSFRTPAADRTVFAERPSFANSILGPSFNYEKPKITFADGTELSAELLAEVESVTARLTENLDWQDGDAALIDNTRVMHGRRAITDPNRTIFNALSYIEAPAA, from the coding sequence ATGACCTCCGCTGTCACCACGACCGCTGTCAGAACCACCCCCTACGGCACCGGCACCGGACTGCTCGTGGAGCCCGTCGAGGGCGGAAGCCTCGCGGACATAGGCCCGAAGGTCCTGCGCGACCTGCTGGCCCGGGCGGGCTTCCTGCTGCTCCGCGGGTTCACCGGCTCCGACATGGCCGGCTTCACCGCGCTGGTGCAGTCCACGTCCACCTCCACCACCATCGACCCGGCCCGCGACTTCTACTCCGAGGTCGCGCAGAAGGTGGACGCCGGCTTCGACGAGGTCGGTCTGCACACCGAGAACGGCAACAGCCCCTTCCGCTCCCACCTGGCCTGGTTCTTCTGCCAGAAGGCCGCGTCCTCCGGCTCCCAGACCACCGTCTGCGACGGCTACCGCGTCTGGGACGCCTTCAGCCCCGCCGCGCGCGAGGCCTTCGCCGCGCAGGACATCGTCTACAGCCGGTACGTCGCCGAGGCGCAGTGGCGGGCCATGGCCCACCACCTGCTCGGCGGGACCACGCCGGCGGCGGAGATCGACGTCGAGGAGCTCATCGCGCTCGGCGACCGGACGCCCGGCACCAAGATCGTGGCCCAGGAGGACGGCGGGGTCCGCTACTCCTTCCGGACCCCCGCCGCAGACCGCACCGTCTTCGCCGAGCGGCCCTCCTTCGCCAACAGCATCCTGGGCCCCTCCTTCAACTACGAGAAGCCGAAGATCACCTTCGCCGACGGCACCGAGCTGTCCGCGGAACTGCTGGCCGAGGTCGAGTCGGTGACCGCCCGGCTCACGGAGAACCTCGACTGGCAGGACGGCGACGCCGCCCTCATCGACAACACCCGGGTCATGCACGGCCGCCGGGCCATCACCGACCCGAACCGCACGATCTTCAACGCCCTCAGCTACATCGAGGCCCCCGCAGCCTGA
- a CDS encoding thermostable hemolysin has translation MRITLSERGTPDWLVAADLAQKVFAKQYKASIAPDPDSFLAFFEDNDDGTEEALACAGITYAEGADFLLESYLDAPVEEVISADVDAPVKRSQVMQVGNISSVRATAGAEIIKSIPLVMACLGRPYAVMTMTHRLAALMQRLGVVFHPLADASPDRLSTEEAATWGSYYETQPMVGYAIAAEQSTLLLAAIGRYCFEKIDMRFVSNRPEAKVLTRAA, from the coding sequence ATGAGAATCACGCTTTCCGAGCGCGGCACTCCCGACTGGCTGGTCGCCGCAGACCTGGCCCAGAAGGTGTTCGCCAAGCAGTACAAGGCCAGCATCGCTCCGGACCCGGACAGCTTCCTCGCCTTCTTCGAGGACAACGACGACGGAACCGAGGAAGCCCTCGCCTGCGCGGGCATCACCTACGCCGAGGGGGCCGACTTCCTGCTGGAGAGCTACCTCGACGCCCCCGTCGAGGAGGTCATCAGCGCCGACGTCGACGCGCCGGTCAAGCGCTCCCAGGTCATGCAGGTCGGCAACATCTCCTCGGTCCGGGCGACCGCGGGCGCCGAGATCATCAAGTCCATCCCGCTGGTCATGGCCTGCCTGGGCCGGCCCTACGCGGTGATGACGATGACCCACCGGCTCGCCGCCCTGATGCAGCGCCTCGGCGTGGTCTTCCACCCCCTCGCCGACGCCTCGCCCGACCGGCTCTCCACCGAGGAGGCCGCCACCTGGGGCTCGTACTACGAGACCCAGCCGATGGTCGGCTACGCCATAGCCGCCGAGCAGAGCACGCTGCTGCTCGCCGCCATCGGCCGCTACTGCTTCGAGAAGATCGACATGCGGTTCGTCAGCAACCGCCCGGAGGCGAAGGTGCTGACCCGTGCCGCATGA